The genomic stretch CAACAGGTTGTCTTTGAACTTGATGAGAATGACAATGGCTGAAAATATTAAACCATTTATACTCAACACTGAAAGTACAAGGGAATTTATGAAAAATGTGAAAGAGTATTCAAATTCTGAAATCACAGACAAATCTGTTGTGAGGAATTTGATGAGTGAGTTGACGACTAAAAAGTTTGAATGGTCTCAACCCATTCATGATCATGTGACTCAAATGGGAAATTTTGCATCAAAATTGAAGTCCTTAGGTATGGATGTGAATGAATCTTTTCTTGTACAGTTTATCATTAACTCGCTCCCTCTCGAGTTTGGACAGTTCCAAGTGAATTACAACACCATCAAAGAAAAATGGAACTTTCAAGAAATAAAGGCCATGTTGGTTCAAGAAGAATGGAGGCTAAAGAAAATGAATGATCATTCTATTCATCTCACGACTCATGATAGAGCAAGTTGCAGTAAGTTCAAACCCGACAAAAAGGACAAGAAGAAGGGCAGAGCTCCTTTAAAGATTAATGAGGGCGGAGTCCAAAAGGAGAAGAAGTGTTATTTCTGCAAAGAGAACAGACACTTCAAAAATGATTGTCCTAAAAGAAAGATGTGGTTTGAAAAGAAAGGTATATTTTATGTTTCCATAAATTTTGAATCAAATCTTATTGAAGTACCAAATAATACTTGGTGGTTTGATTTAGGTGCAACTACTCATGTGTCACATATTATGCAAGGATTCTTTTCGATCCAAACCATAAAAGGAAGTGAAAAGTTTCTTTATATGGGAAACAAAATGAAGTCACGAATAGAGGGAATTGGGACGTATAGATCGATCTTCGATACTGGTTATCATATAGATCTGAAAAGTTGTCTTTATGTACCTGGATGTGCTAGGAATTTAGTTTCTGTTGCAAAATTTGATGGATTGAATTTTAGTTTTAGGATTGGAAACGatgtattttatttatttaaaagtTCATATTATTATGGTTCTGGTATTTTAGTTGATGGTTTATATCGTTTTAATCTTGATGTTAATTTTAAACAATCTCTGTTTAATATTGAACATGTTGTTGGTAGTAAGTGAAGTACAAATAATGAGTTCTGCTTATTTGTGGCATCAAAAATTAGGTCACATATCCAAAGAAAGAGTAATGAGGTTAATGAAAGATGAAATATTACCTCAATTGGATTTTGGTGACTGGAATATATGTTTGGATTGGATTAAAGGAAAACACACCAAACAAATATCTAAGAGTTCATCTACAAGAAGCAGTGAACTCCTTGAATTGATACACACTGATATTTGTGGGTCCTTAGATGTTCCTTCTTGGGAAGGAGAAAAGTATTTTATCACTTTTATTGATGACTTCTCACGTTACTGTTACTTGTTTTTACTGCATGAAAAATCTCAAGCAGTGGACATGTTAAAAGTATTCACTAATGTGGTGGAAAGGCAATTGGATAGGAAAATAAAGATAGTGAGGTCTGATAGAGGTGGTGAATATCATGGAAAATATAATGAGAAAGGACAATGTCCAGGTCCATTCGCAAAGTTTCTCGAAAGTCGTGGTATATGTGCATAATATATTATGCCTGGtacaccacaacaaaatggtgtggctgaGAGGCAAAATCGTACTCTCATGAATATGGATAGGTCAATGCTAAATTATAGCAATGTACCATTATCATTATGGACTTATGCATTAAACACCGTTGTGTATTTTCTTAATAGGATTCCTAGCAGGGCAGATCCTAAGACTCCTTATGAGTTATGGACAAGAAGGAAGTTTAAGGCATCTTCATATTTGGGGATGCCAAGATGAAGTAAGGGCGTATGATCCACATGAAAAGAAGCTTGATGCAAGAACCATTAGTGGTTTTTTCATTGGGTATCCTGAAAAATCAAAAGGGTATAGATTTTATTGTCCTAATCATAGTACGAGAATTCTTGAGTCTGGTAATGCTCGGTTTATTGAAAATGGTCAGTTCAGTGGGAGTGAGAAATCACATAAAGTGGATATTGTGGAGACTCGTGAAGAATATTTTTCGCCTACAGAGTCTTCTCAGGTTGTTGTCCCTCTGATTGTGGTACCGTCATGCAACGCACATGGACAACAAATTAATATTCAAAACCCACAAAATGAACATATAATTGATGAACCGGTTGACAGTGTACAAGTCACAAATGAGCAAGAACAAGTGAATgaagaaacacaagaaataacAGTAAGAGGGTCTAAAAGGCAAAGAAGACCAGCTATTTCGAAAGATTATGTTATTTATTCACTTGAACATGAATGTGACTTGAGCATTGATGAGGATCCAGCCTTATTCACACAAGCTATAGAAAATGATAATTCAAAAAATTGGATCAATGCTATGAAAGAAGAGTTAAAATCAATGGATGACAATAATGTATGGGATCTAGTTGGGTTGCCTAAAGGTTTAAAACGGGTTGGTTGTAAATGGGTCTTTAAAACCAAACGAGACTTGAAAGGCAATATTGAAAGATATAAAGCTAGACTTGACGCCAAATGTTTCACTCAAAAGGATGGTGTTGACTACAAAGAAACCTTTTCTCCTTTTTCAAAGAAGGACTCTTTGAGAATTTCTTTAGCTTTAGTGGCTCATTATGACTTAGAGCTTCACCAAATGGATGTGAAAATCGTCTTTCTAAATGGTGACTtagaggaagaagtgtatatggCTCATTCTGAAGGGTTTGTTACTACAGGAAAAGAAAGTTTAGTGTGTAAATTAAATAAGTCAATATATGGACTAAAGCAAGCTTCCAGACAATGGTATCTTAAATTTAACAATATTGTTTTGTCATATGGTTTTATAGAGAACATCATAGATTGGTGTATCTATATGAAGGTCAATGGGAGCAAATTCATAATTTTAGTattatatgttgatgatattttACTTGCTGCCAATGATTTTGCTTTGTTACATGAGGTAAAGAAGTTTCTCTCCAATACATTTGAAATGAAGGATATGGGTGAGGCATCATATGTGATAGGAATAGAAATATTCTGTAATAGATCACAAGGGTTGTTGGGATTGTCTCAGAAAGGctatataaataaaatattagaGAGATTCAAAATGGATAAATGCTCCGTTGGGATAGCTCCTATTCAGAAAGGGGACAAGTTTAGTCAAATGCAATGTCCCAAAAATGAATTAGAACAAAAATAAATGAAGTTTATTCCCTATGGATCAGTAGTTGGGAGCTTGATGTATACCCAAACATGTAATCGACCAAATATCAGTTTTATCGTTGGTATGTTGGAACGATATCAAAGTAATCCTGGAATGGATCACTGGAAAGCTGCAAAGAAAGTTCTTAGGTACTTACAAGGCACCAAAGATTACATGCTCACTTAAGAAGATAAAATCAACTTGAAGTGGTTGGCTACTCAAATTCAGACTTTGCAGGATGTGTGGACTCAAGAAAATCCATATTTGGATATGTTTTTCTTCTGAATGGAGGAGCAATATCATGGAAGAGTGGAAAGTAGTCATCATTGCTACCTCTACTATGGAGGAAGAATTTGCGGCACGCTTTAAGGCCACAATTCAATCATTTTGGTTGCAGAACTTCATCTTAGGGCTTGGTATTGTCGATAGTATAGTTAGGCCGCTAAGGATTTATTGTGATAATTCTGCAGTTGTCTTCTTCTCTAAGAATGATAAATATTCTGAAGGTGCTAAACACATGGAATTGAAGTACTTATAGATTTAATGATAGCGGATCCGTTAACTAAAGGTTTACCTCCCAAGACATTTGTTGGCCATGTAGAAAATATGAGAATTATGTAAAAGTCCTTGTTAACATTATAATATGATTGGTATATATACATGTATAGTTTAATGTTCGTATTATATGATACTTGTGAATTCAATTAAGGTTATGTTTCTGCTGAGTTTTGTCATTCATATTATACATTACTATTAATATGTGATGACAAGGGTGTCTTTATAAAGACATGAAAGGCACATTATTGTATCCCTTAAATTTATTTGAATTAGATTGATTCGTGATGCATGGAAGAAATCAAGTTGATGAATAATTTGTGACCGTCATGATCCGATCATTTCAATTCATTAAAGACAATGACTTGATGCTTTTAATGAATGGTGCACAATTATAGTATAAGAATGAAACATCAAGTTTCCACATGAGTCAAGTGGGAGACTATTGgattaatttattaataattaTGACTCATATAATTAAAAGTTTGGCTTAAATAAAGTATACTCTAATGTGATGATTATTTGGGCTGATGGATAATTAAGTCAATGGGgttttattttgaaatttaaaatttaaatccctcttctctctcttcgtggatgttgagacatgtctcTTGGAATGAAATGTGTCTGTTGAAGTAAGATGGCTATAAATAGGGACCTTTGTAAAAACGACAACACTTTCTTTCATTCCTTCTCATTTTTCTCACAAATAGACAAAGTATCTTCATCATCAAAAGACACATACGGAAGAAGGAAGAGAGGAGAGAACAATCAAAAACCGGACAAGAATCGGCGCCATGGATCCTGATACGTTTTTATtgtttttcattaaaaaaaatgGAATAGTGTGAAAATCATAATATCAAAATTCAAAATATGAATTTTTCCTAACAGGAAATCCATGGTTATGATGAGGAGCATTAATATTGGGTTAAAAACAACACACTTGAGAGACGCCACATATTCATTCAAAATTTTAAGATGATAGGTGTgtgagttctctcacttataaatacTCAAGTCTTTTTATTTATAATCGATGTGAGACTTCAACTCACACTTTGACTTATTATTCTTAACACTctccctcaagtgtgagtccacaataTTTTTCCTCAAGTGTAAACATTATTGTCCACATACATTTGTACAACCATTCACATCTCTTCCATTTCGATACATCTCTTCATGGACATTTCAATTTCAACAGAAAACTTCTTCCTGAATATTTCGATACAAGCAAGTCGATCTCTTTATTCGAATCAAAGATTCATGATACTATTTATTGGAGGTCATGAGGAGGAGCATCAATATTGAGAACAACACACAAATAAGAAAAACAtcacatattcatccaaaacaCTAAAATTTTGAATAATCATATCATTGTCATTTACAAAATACTACTTAAAAAAAAACTCCAAATTAACACTGCTCCTCACATTAACCCCTAAAAATAAATAACCAATAGAGATATCGGtcaataaaatatttttattttaaatcaaaaatttaaatttatttaaaattattatttttttaatttaaatcATAAGATGGTTGTTAGAACGAAGAGAGAGaacaatttatttttattttttaattaaaaaaaattgtgttttgTGTATGTAAAAGCTACGTGTTTGTTTTTAAGAATATTATGTTGCACTTTTTCATTACCACTCTTTCTAGTAACAAGAATAACTCTTTACTGATATGGAAGATCAGCCTATGTTGCAAGGTTGCCAGTGTAATGCAGCAGAACAATGACCATTAACATATGGATCAGATACCACTATAAGGTACTAGAGTAACAAAATAGTATATCACAAAGCTAAAACAAGAGATTAGAAAGTAGAAACTAAACACATCATTGTTACTAGGAAACTCCTCAAGAAATCAGAGAAAAGTACAAAACATCTCTCTTAATACAAATAGAGATCAGTTCGAACAGATACCGATACCATTATTTGACTGTTGTAACAAATATCGAAATCGTGATCATCCTTACGAGATCATAATGCAACCCCGACATTTATTTAATAAAATTCTAAAGAACAAATGAAGAATATTTTAGATGGTATTGTAATTCCCTCCATGTAACTTTGacaaaataattaataaaattcttttattttaaaaatcatcCAATTTTTCAATGCAAACAATACAATTTattgaagaaaaaaaaactaTATTACCTAATTAAAAATcatcatcaataaatactactTGGTATGGATAACATCTTTACCAAAACAAATTCGTATCCATCACAAACATGTGTCTATAAATAATACTTGTAATAACAACActcatttattttattttatttttaaagcaaaaaaaaaacttgagagcaataataataataaagaaGGTTATTATCATGGTGGGGTCCAGTGAACATGGTTCTTTATTACTTTTCGCACCCTACAAATACCCTCATCCTCCCCCATCCTGCCTTCCCATCATCAATTCACTACAAACCATTCCTCTCACTCTCATTACATTCTTCATTATCTTGCAATTTCCACTCTCACAACACAGTGTGCTCTCTATCTTGACACCTTTGTTATTGTGCTTTGTAACTTCAAGGTAATCATTACATTTTTTTTATTCGTAGACAAAATAGTAACATATCTGAGTCTGAGTCCGTTGAGTATCAAAATTCGAATTCTGATGATGATATTTAACCTAATAATATTGGCTTCTTCTGATCGGTTAATTTATACATTTTAATATTTCATTTCAGTTATTTTGTGTTTTCCAAAACACATACACATGCATGTTATGTTATGATCCAACTCTTTCTTGTAACTTGAAATTCTTTTAACCTTTTCAAAACACTCTACTTCAATCCTCTACAACTACCTCTATGCTTAAGCCAATTATAGACCGTTAGATTAAAAGAAGAAAATtagttgattttttttttctCATAAATATTGAAGTTTTTTTTTAATGTGTTTATGCAGCTAAGTGCAATTTTAATCAAAGATGTCAATTTGTATGAGCATGAAGATAGAAGAAGACACTGTTCTCAATCATAAGCAAGGGATAGTCACTATTTTGAACTGTAACAGTGACACTAGTTTTACGCCACCTTCTCTCAGAAGAACTCTCTCAGCAGACATGTCCTCCAAGAAATGGCTTTCTCAGAATGGTTCTTCTAAAACCATGAAGAAGATTTCATCATCTGAGAATCTGCTTGGACGAGATGATGATGTGTTCAAAGAAACTACGTTggttgatgatgaagatgaagctgaGAGAGAGAGGCTTCAGATTTGGAGTTCAATCCAGAGAAACAAAAAGGAAGAGCAACAGAAAGGAGGTTCGTTTGATACTTGGAGTTCACTCATGTctttgaagactaatgatgaaATCTCTAAGTCTCTTCCACCTTACATTCATCCTCTCGCTAAGAGGACGAAAAGCTCTTTGTCTAGGAAGAGCCTTGAGATTTGTACTGAGAGTCTCGGATCCGAGACTGGTTCAGATGGTTTGGTGTTCTCTTATCCTCCATCTGACAGTCCCGGACCTGAAACTGGGTCTGATGAAAAGTTGTCCTCTTATCCTCCGTCAAACTTGATGGAGGATACAGGAGAACAACAACATCAAACCCAGAATGAAAATGAAGAAGACAAGAAAGAAACCGAAGAGGTAGTGTTGGAAGTAGAAAGGTTCAGTTATGGTGGTGTTACTGCTAATAATAAGAAGTCACCACCGCGATCCTTCCCTCCGCCACTTCCTTCGCTCTCTCGCCAAGACGGTCCTTCTCTTCAGATGAGGCCACATCGCGACAACGGAAGGTTGGTTTTAGAAGCTGTGTCTCTTCCGTCATTGAACAACTTCTGTGTCCAACGCCAAGACGGTCGACTCGTCCTAACTTTCGCAAATCAAGACAAGGAAATCGGTGAGAATGAAGAGATAGGTGAGATGGAGGAAGAGTTTGAAGGAtttgaagaagaaaaagaagacGAAGACGAAGATACGGAATATGAGAGTGTGATAGGGAAAGGATCAATAATGTCTTTTGAGAAAACTACTATAAAAAGTAGTGTTCATTGGATTGGATCAAACCATAGCAACAAGGTGAATAAGACAATTGGGCTATTGAATAGGAATCCAAAGTGGTCAAAGAAGTTCAACAATGAAGTGGATAACAAAGATGTCCAAGTAGTGGAAGCTAGTCAAATGGTAAAATCACTTCCACCAAGGCCAAGAGTTGCAAGATTGATTCCATCACCACCAAATGCAGCAACTGGTTCATTCAATCTAAATTCTTATCAACATTATTGGAGGACCACAAAACCAACATCAACCAAATGCGGTAATTATCCACTCGACCATTATCAAGAGAAAAACATCACCAACGACAACgataacaacaacaacagcaacaaaAATAACAAGATTGTTGTGTCCGCAAAATGCGAGATGAAGAACATGAACATGAACCGTGTTTCGAATGAGAAGCAACAACTTTTGGTTCTTAAAGGAAAGAATGGTGATTATTTGGTTCATAACTTGAAGAATTGCAAGGATTCAAGAAGGTCCTTTCTCTTTTGGGAACCTTATTGCATTGCCACCTCATGAATCAACCACTTCAACAACCATGACAAAAATTCACTACTACTATTTTTAATTAATCCATTGCTTAAATCTCCGTCCCTTTTTATAAACATAATCACTCGTTTGCATTCTGCAAACGAGTTTATAATCAGAGACGGGTGTAATATTTATTcctctatttttcctttctattATGTCTACTAAGTTCAAATCCTTCTAGAAGGTGTAATGTAGTGTAGTCAAATAAAAGAAAAGGGAATTAAGAGGAAAGGGGAGTAAGAATTAGTACTTTATTTGTAATTCTAAGATCTGATAAATGACTTGAACAGTGTCATATCATATAACATATATAATATTTACTACTATTTACTATTGATTATAGTTATATTATTTGATCAATTTAATTTCAACAAGTTTGTTACGTTTTATAATAGTAAATTAACTATTAGTATATTTAAACATGCGAACTCTAACAATTAAAAAGTTATTTCAAAAGTTGTTTAAGTTTAGTTGTTCAAAAATACTAACTTTTATGTTGGTTAATATCGTACAACAAAATCTTAGCTCATCTTTGACTTGGTGGAATGTTTTGTCCTGTTCTGAAATTATGATCTATCTATCATCATGTTTCTTTAGCTTTTCAACTTTTTATACTTTTGTAATCCACAAGCCAATGAGGTTTTAGTatgagttgttttgtgtccaaaTATTGGTCTTATTTTTTGAAACACTATAATCATTCCCTGATTTGTTGTGTCCCTAATGGATGGTGACTAATTCATACCCGAATAGTAAAATAAAAGAAGTTAACCTCGATCCGTGTAGGGCGTAAGAATCTTCACGACTCCGAGACATGATTCGAGTATATGGATCAAATCTCTTCTTTTAGTATTAATATTGTAGTTTAAGTCAAAGTTATTGTGACTATAAGATATTGTCTATTTTAAATTAATCGTGAGATATTCTCTATTTTAAATATGAGAATACCTGCAAATTCGGTATTTAAAAAATTTGTCTGAGCGATTTGAAGAATGCTGATGTTATATTTTTAATCTTGATTCTCAAGTAATGTAAAACCATTGCATAAAGACAAGACATGCTAGCCATGCATTCaattaaataatgaaaatatTGTATATTTGCAAAGTCATGGGGACATTTTATAATCATATGATAGGATGGTAGCATCATCAACTTTCATCTGAAATTATATTTATTTAGCTGCAACTTTTTTTTAATGGTGGAGGTGACAACTTGTCAATGGAAAACACACATTTAGGATTCAATAATTAACATGGAATGTGATTTTGCTTCCATGTTGCTGATGGTATTGCATGTATCACATGTCATTGTTGAGAAAAAATCAATTAGAATCTTATATCAACTATAGTCCAGATACAAATTATAGCAATCATGTAAAAAAATCGATCTCTTAAATTCTCAAAATAGTTAGTTTTTAATTAATCTTTGAATTTAGTTCTAATTAAAACTATAGACAGTGGCCTTCAGTTTTAGtgaatatttttattttatttttgtaagGATTTACTTGATATACACGGATACTGGAAAGATATTTTACGCGGTCAATTAATAATAActattatattattattatttaattttttttttaatcaTATGTATCTAAAATATAACTTATGAATGGTTTTGATGCATTGATGatatatgtaaaaaaaattattaatgGACATCAattaattccaaaaaaaaattGAGTTTAAATTGCACCAGAACCCTTTTTCTTTCTCATTTCTCATATTCTTCAAAACCTCTTCAAACTCTTTCAAATTCTTTTTCATCACCAAGTCCAAAATCGAACAATCAAGGTTAGAGGAACTTCAATCAACATTAGAAACATCCTCCAACACTTGAGCAAAGTGAAAAATTGTAAGTCTTTTGATGTTTTGAATAATTTTTGAGTTTTTATATAAATGAGTAGAAGTGGATGATTAAGTTAGGAAATGAGTAGAAATTGAATGATTGATAGTTCAGACATAGTATAAAACATGATAGTTGGCTAAAAATGATGATCAATGCAATATTTTTATGGTTTCCATGTCTGTATTGTCACGTTTAACGCAGCTGTTGAGTTGCAGAAAAATTCGGAGATACATCTTCGAAATTTTTTAGCTTTTAGTTTTCTAACAAccgaagatgcatcttcggagTTTTCTCTGTTTTTTTTCTTGCTTGTGGTGTTGTATGCTTGCACTAATTATCTATTTTACTTTAACTTATAGGCATAATGGATGATAGACACGATAAATTGATGCACAAGAGGATTGCACAACACGCATCAGTGCGGAGGGAGAAAAGTCAGCAGGTTTCAGATGCTTCTGGTTCCTCTGACCGTGCAGAGCCATCTACTTCTAAGGCTCGTGCTTCTTCCCATGCTTCTCCGTCTTCTTCTTTCCGTAGGAGACAAGTTTCACCTACCGACACATCACTCCATCCATCCTCCTGCAGACGTCAGGTTTCACCTATTCATGCACCTGAGGTACCCGAGTCACCAGAGGTACAAGAGGCACCACTGTCACCTCCTACTGCTGATGTTGTTGAGTCAGTGCCACTTTCAGAGGGTGAGGCTGCTGTAAATCCTGAGCTAGACGCATTTGGAGGAGGCCTTGTAGATTTTTCACTACTTTCTATGTACCTAGACCATACAGCCTGACATATCTGGGACGGAGAGGTAGCATTAGTTAGATTGATTCTTTTTAACTTACGTTTATTTTAATTTACAAGTTTGTGACATTAATCTTTATTTTTTTCTGGACCGTGATCCACTTAATTTTATTAACCACGGGCGGAAGATTACTAGCTTGCCTCAGCCGAATGAGGATTGGTTTCATCCTGCTT from Lathyrus oleraceus cultivar Zhongwan6 chromosome 7, CAAS_Psat_ZW6_1.0, whole genome shotgun sequence encodes the following:
- the LOC127101885 gene encoding protein FAF-like, chloroplastic; its protein translation is MSICMSMKIEEDTVLNHKQGIVTILNCNSDTSFTPPSLRRTLSADMSSKKWLSQNGSSKTMKKISSSENLLGRDDDVFKETTLVDDEDEAERERLQIWSSIQRNKKEEQQKGGSFDTWSSLMSLKTNDEISKSLPPYIHPLAKRTKSSLSRKSLEICTESLGSETGSDGLVFSYPPSDSPGPETGSDEKLSSYPPSNLMEDTGEQQHQTQNENEEDKKETEEVVLEVERFSYGGVTANNKKSPPRSFPPPLPSLSRQDGPSLQMRPHRDNGRLVLEAVSLPSLNNFCVQRQDGRLVLTFANQDKEIGENEEIGEMEEEFEGFEEEKEDEDEDTEYESVIGKGSIMSFEKTTIKSSVHWIGSNHSNKVNKTIGLLNRNPKWSKKFNNEVDNKDVQVVEASQMVKSLPPRPRVARLIPSPPNAATGSFNLNSYQHYWRTTKPTSTKCGNYPLDHYQEKNITNDNDNNNNSNKNNKIVVSAKCEMKNMNMNRVSNEKQQLLVLKGKNGDYLVHNLKNCKDSRRSFLFWEPYCIATS